A region of Phaeodactylum tricornutum CCAP 1055/1 chromosome 14, whole genome shotgun sequence DNA encodes the following proteins:
- a CDS encoding predicted protein: MDPPECSGHSHDHDHGDDLGRSLRPYVDFSKTICLNEEVRGSGIDVIKLHEDRLSEYPSVRSPEDDPELILHIMFTEAVTVQSIAIRNASNNRETASPKRIKIFTNRDQIDFETAREMSAQQELDLLPPHHVIDGTVDYPSRPAGRFQNISSLTIFFVDNYDSSGEMGTEITFVGLKGKGSGIKRQAVEAVYESRGMRADHKVRGEFGAANIL; this comes from the coding sequence ATGGACCCTCCTGAATGCAGCGGACATAGTCATGACCACGACCATGGCGATGATCTTGGACGCAGTCTCCGACCCTATGTTGACTTTTCGAAAACGATTTGCTTGAACGAGGAAGTTCGGGGATCAGGGATAGATGTGATTAAGCTTCATGAGGATCGCCTCAGCGAATATCCATCAGTTCGTTCGCCGGAAGATGATCCTGAGTTGATACTACACATAATGTTCACCGAAGCGGTGACTGTCCAGTCCATTGCCATTCGAAACGCAAGCAACAATAGGGAGACAGCATCACCCAAGCGGATTAAAATTTTCACAAATAGAGATCAAATTGATTTTGAGACGGCTAGGGAGATGTCAGCACAGCAAGAATTGGATTTGCTGCCCCCACATCACGTCATAGATGGGACGGTGGATTACCCTTCTCGCCCCGCAGGTCGATTCCAAAACATTAGTTCGTTGACAATATTTTTTGTTGATAACTACGACAGTTCTGGAGAAATGGGAACTGAGATAACGTTTGTTGGTCTGAAAGGGAAAGGGTCGGGAATAAAGCGACAAGCTGTTGAAGCTGTTTACGAATCTCGAGGAATGCGAGCAGACCACAAGGTACGTGGCGAGTTTGGTGCAGCAAACATTCTTTAG
- a CDS encoding lysophospholipase (Putative lysophoslipase, strong EST support but little sequence similarity to known lysophospholipases), with translation QSALVVISHGLGDSAEGFADVAETLAMQMPHVKFVLPTAPTQPVTMNMGMSMPSWYDIVGLDERANENCKGIEISRTRITSILEEEHANTGLPYRRMVLAGFSQGGALSLYTGLQLKAEQKLAAVIVMSGYLPAAKTFAVTTGLESVPVLHCHGTQDPVVQFSMAAKSKQRVLEKGGQQYELKSYPIPHTVSPAEINDVLKFLQKQLPP, from the exons CAAAGCGCGTTGGTAGTTATTTCGCACGGTCTTGGCGATAGTGCGGAAGGTTTTGCTGATGTAGCGGAG ACCCTGGCGATGCAAATGCCTCACGTAAAGTTTGTGTTACCAACGGCCCCTACGCAGCCTGTGACGATGAACATGGGCATGTCGATGCCGAGCTGGTACGATATTGTCGGTTTGGACGAACGGGCGAACGAAAACTGCAAAGGTATCGAAATTTCTCGAACTAGAATCACGTCCATTCTAGAAGAGGAACATGCCAACACTGGTTTACCCTATAGGCGCATGGTACTCGCTGGATTCTCTCAAGGTGGCGCCCTTTCCTTGTATACCGGCTTGCAATTGAAAGCAGAGCAAAAGCTAGCAGCGGTAATAGTAATGTCGGGCTATTTGCCGGCGGCCAAGACTTTTGCAGTTACTACAGGCTTGGAAAGTGTTCCCGTTCTGCATTGTCACGGAACACAAGATCCGGTAGTCCAATTTAGCATGGCGGCAAAATCGAAACAGCGCGTTCTGGAAAAAGGAGGCCAGCAATACGAATTGAAATCATATCCCATTCCGCACACGGTCAGTCCTGCCGAGATAAACGATGTGCTAAAGTTTCTGCAGAAACAGCTCCCGCCG
- a CDS encoding predicted protein has protein sequence ALIFSHAFCSFVACPPQQKNTCAHNSTHKAHANGIKKAKRSKFVSTKGMDPKFLRNQKFAKKYNGTKRRHDDE, from the coding sequence GCTCTCATTTTCTCACATGCTTTTTGTTCTTTCGTCGCTTGTCCTCCACAGCAAAAGAATACTTGCGCACACAACAGTACGCACAAAGCTCACGCTAACGGTATCAAAAAGGCCAAGCGAAGCAAGTTTGTATCAACTAAAGGTATGGATCCCAAGTTTTTGCGGAACCAAAAGTTTGCGAAGAAATACAACGGAACCAAGCGTCGGCACGATGATGAGTAA
- a CDS encoding predicted protein — MRFNFAAVTDLDELSRVEWEKKPTFRSVLVPGTLTATQGRYHIKFENARELLTLHNEAGRGAEFSELTVYNDRLLTFDDRTGDVFELLNNAEATKSFVVPRFVITEGNGDTDKGMKWEWSTVKNGELYMGSMGKEYTRPDGTIQNRNNLWIGILNAEGELRREDWTDQYNVVRKALKALSPGYLIIEAVNWSDHLQKWVFLPRRISETAYDENEDERRGGRQLVLVSPDFSSTQVVDINLQKDPLKGFSTFAFVPNTNDRHAFAIRSVEEDCVGGLETCKQRSYFIVFDVLSGETLSEEVKYPEDLKFEGLEFVNIYTKPPPFSNMT, encoded by the coding sequence ATGCGATTCAACTTTGCAGCTGTgacggatttggatgaaCTAAGTAGGGTGGAATGGGAAAAGAAGCCGACTTTTCGTTCTGTCTTGGTACCAGGAACGCTTACAGCTACGCAAGGGCGTTATCACATCAAATTCGAAAACGCTCGCGAATTACTTACGCTCCACAACGAAGCTGGCCGGGGTGCCGAATTTTCGGAACTGACGGTTTACAATGATCGTCTCCTTACCTTCGACGATCGTACGGGCGATGTGTTTGAGTTACTCAATAACGCAGAGGCTACCAAGTCGTTCGTCGTTCCCCGATTCGTTATTACTGAAGGCAACGGAGATACAGATAAAGGCATGAAGTGGGAATGGTCTACTGTGAAGAACGGCGAACTGTACATGGGCAGTATGGGCAAAGAGTATACGCGACCGGACGGGACGATTCAAAATCGCAACAACTTGTGGATTGGTATACTCAACGCCGAAGGCGAACTTCGCCGCGAAGATTGGACGGACCAGTACAACGTCGTCCGCAAGGCTCTTAAGGCCTTGTCGCCAGGATATCTCATCATCGAGGCTGTTAATTGGAGTGACCACTTGCAAAAGTGGGTCTTTTTGCCTCGTCGCATCTCCGAGACAGCCTacgacgaaaatgaagaCGAACGCAGAGGTGGACGGCAGCTCGTTCTCGTGAGTCCGGATTTTTCGTCGACTCAGGTTGTCGACATTAATTTACAAAAGGATCCGCTCAAGGGCTTTTCGACCTTTGCATTCGTGCCCAACACGAATGACCGCCACGCTTTTGCCATTCGGTCGGTCGAAGAAGATTGCGTAGGTGGGTTGGAAACGTGCAAACAACGATCATATTTTATTGTTTTCGATGTGCTCAGTGGCGAAACTTTGTCGGAGGAGGTCAAGTATCCCGAAGATCTGAAATTTGAAGGACTTGAGTTCGTCAACATTTACACAAAACCACCCCCGTTTTCAAATATGACATAA